The Polyodon spathula isolate WHYD16114869_AA chromosome 3, ASM1765450v1, whole genome shotgun sequence genome has a segment encoding these proteins:
- the LOC121311037 gene encoding cullin-2, producing MSLKPRVVDFDETWNKLLTTVKAVVMLDYVERATWNDRFSDIYALCVAYPEPLGERLYTETKIFLENHVQHLYKKVLESEEKVLGMYHRYWEEYSKGADYMDCLYRYLNTQFIKKNKLTEADLQYGYGGVDMNEPLMEIGELALDMWRKLMIEPLQTILIRMLLKEIKNDRCGEDPNQKVIHGVINSFVHVEQYKKKFPLKFYQEIFEGPFLAETGEYYKQEASNLLQESNCSQYMEKVLARLKDEEVRCRKYLHPSSYAKVIHECQQRMVADHLQFLHGECQDIIRQEKRDDMANMYTLLRAVSSGLPHMIQELQNHIHDEGLRATSNLSQENMPTHFVESVLEVHSKFVQLINTVLNGDQHFMSALDKALTSVVNYREPKSICKAPELLAKYCDNLLKKSAKGMTENEVEDKLTSFITVFKYIDDKDVFQKFYARMLAKRLIHGLSLSMDSEEAMINKLKQACGYEFTSKLHRMYTDMSVSADLNNKFNNFIKTQETVVDLGISFQIYVLQAGAWPLTHVPSSTFAIPQELEKSVQMFELFYNQHFSGRKLTWLHYLCTGEVKMNYLSKPYVAMVTTYQMAVLLAFNNSETVSYKELQDSTQMNEKELTKTIKSLLDVKMINHDSEKEEVEAESTFSLNLTFTSKRTKFKITTSMQKDTPQEIEQTRSAVDEDRKMYLQAAIVRIMKARKVLRHNALIQEVINQSKARFNPSISMIKKCIEVLIDKQYIERSQSSSDEYSYVA from the exons ATGTCCCTGAAACCAAGGGTCGTGGACTTTGACGAAACATGGAACAAACTCCTGACCACAGTCAAAGCAGTAGTGATGTTGGATTATGTGGAGAGAGCAACATGGAACGATCGCTTCTC TGACATTTACGCGTTGTGTGTGGCATATCCAGAACCTCTGGGTGAAAGGTTgtacacagaaacaaaaatatttctgGAAAATCATGTTCAACATTTATATAag AAAGTACTAGAATCAGAAGAGAAGGTATTGGGGATGTACCACAGATACTGGGAGGAGTACAGTAAAGGGGCAGACTACATGGACTGCTTATACAG GTACCTCAACACACAGTTCATCAAGAAGAACAAACTGACTGAAGCTGACCTGCAGTATGGCTATGGTGGGGTGGACATGAATGAACCACTAATGGAAATAGGAGAG CTAGCGCTTGACATGTGGAGGAAACTGATGATTGAGCCTCTGCAGACCATTCTGATCCGAATGCTACTAAAAGAAATCAAAAA TGACCGGTGTGGTGAGGACCCAAATCAAAAAGTAATCCATGGGGTTATCAACTCCTTTGTTCATGTTGAACAGTACAAGAAAAAGTTTCCCCTTAAG TTTTATCAGGAAATATTTGAAGGCCCTTTTCTGGCTGAAACAGGAGAGTATTACAAGCAGGAAGCATCCAATTTACTGCAAGAGTCAAACTGCTCACAATATATGGAAAAG GTTTTAGCCAGGTTAAAAGACGAAGAGGTTCGATGTCGGAAGTACCTACACCCCAGCTCGTATGCCAAAGTGATTCACGAATGCCAGCAGAGAATGGTGGCAGACCACTTGCAGTTCCTACATGGGGAATGTCAAGATATCATCCGACAGGAAAAGAGAGATG ACATGGCCAACATGTACACGCTACTGCGGGCTGTGTCTAGTGGGTTACCTCACATGATTCAAGAGCTACAGAACCATATCCACGATGAGGGCCTAAGAGCAACCAGCAACCTGTCTCAGGAAAAT ATGCCAACACATTTTGTGGAGTCTGTGTTAGAGGTTCATAGTAAATTTGTTCAGCTCATCAACACTGTCCTGAATGGCGACCAGCACTTTATGAGTGCACTTGATAag GCTTTGACTTCAGTTGTAAACTACAGAGAGCCGAAGTCCATTTGCAAGGCCCCTGAACTG CTTGCAAAGTACTGTGACAATCTGCTAAAGAAGTCTGCAAAGGGAATGACAGAGAATGAGGTGGAGGACAAGCTGACGAGCTTcatcactgtatttaaatacatagaTGATAAAGATGTGTTTCAGAAG ttttatgCAAGAATGCTAGCAAAGAGATTAATACATGGCCTGTCGTTATCTATGGATTCAGAAGAAGCCATGATCAACAAACTAAAG CAAGCTTGTGGGTATGAATTTACCAGCAAGCTCCATCGAATGTACACAGACATGAGCGTCAGTGCTGACCTGAACAACAAATTTAACAACTTTATTAAAACCCAGGAAACTGTCGTTGACCTTGGAATAAGTTTTCAGATCTACGTACTGCAG GCAGGGGCATGGCCTTTAACGCACGTTCCATCTTCCACATTTGCCATTCCTCAGGAGCTGGAAAAGAGTGTACAGATG tttgaattattttacaaCCAGCACTTCAGTGGGAGGAAGCTAACATGGCTGCACTATCtttgtacag GTGAGGTCAAAATGAACTATCTCTCCAAGCCCTACGTTGCAATGGTTACTACCTACCAAATGGCAGTACTTCTGGCTTTCAATAACAGCGAGACAGTTAGTTACAAGGAGCTCCAGGACAGCACGCAGATGAATGAGAAAGAACTGACAAAAACCATCAAGTCCTTGCTGGACGTTAAAATGATTAACCATGATTCTGAAAAG GAAGAGGTAGAAGCAGAGTCTACATTCTCATTAAATCTGACTTTCACCAGTAAACGAACCaagtttaaaattacaacatCGATGCAGAAGGACACCCCGCAG gAGATAGAGCAGACTCGGAGTGCTGTGGACGAGGACAGGAAGATGTATTTACAAGCTGCTATTGTCCGTATCATGAAAGCACGCAAAGTTCTGAGACATAATGCACTAATACAGGAG GTCATTAACCAGTCAAAAGCCAGATTTAACCCCAGTATCAGCATGATAAAGAAGTGCATCGAGGTGCTGATCGACAAACAGTATATTGAAAGAAGCCAGAGCTCATCAGATGAGTACAGCTACGTAGCATGA